A single Salmo trutta unplaced genomic scaffold, fSalTru1.1, whole genome shotgun sequence DNA region contains:
- the LOC115183187 gene encoding uncharacterized protein LOC115183187 isoform X1, with product MYRSVGRMSLLLCWAVMALHLATGVDAASGVVNTTEEEVEGVDSQSPCPAGWHQNEHRCFSFYPVWATWATAELYCSQHRGNLMSVHSPGQQMFVQDLVRRHTDQPVWIGGYDAAQEGMWLWSDGSAVDSFYWEEDEPSNSGQGENCMELHVEGGQGWNDVSCGELRFYVCSMETRSGLAGMQSKKKAHERELVEEVSIYDVLWETSERVADETLNSAFFRRMYSRRLPARCYADFCHQEMLYLDRVITMLQVLIRTVQGPPDIMQFLQRTHQRYQESLKEAQNQTPPHLNLSSIQPSAAVRQYLQSFHHHIVNSLSLFLLLHLLLLLLPTEPVLHPALCSRASVPPELP from the exons ATGTACAG ATCGGTTGGTAGGATGTCTCTGCTGCTTTGTTGGGCAGTGATGGCTCTGCACCTCGCAACAG GGGTGGATGCTGCCTCGGGGGTGGTGAACACtacagaggaggaggtggaaggggtgGACTCCCAGTCACCATGCCCAGCCGGGTGGCATCAGAATGAGCATCGCTGCTTCTCCTTCTACCCCGTCTGGGCCACCTGGGCCACTGCAGAG TTGTACTGCTCCCAGCACAGAGGGAACCTGATGTCGGTTCACAGCCCTGGTCAACAGATGTTTGTCCAGGATCTGGTCAGGAGACACACAGACCAGCCGGTCTGGATAGGAGGCTACGACGCAGCTCAG GAGGGGATGTGGCTGTGGAGTGACGGCTCAGCTGTTGACAGTTTTTACTGGGAGGAGGATGAGCCCAGTAACTCTGGACAGGGGGAGAACTGTATGGAGCTACACGTtgagg GTGGGCAGGGCTGGAATGACGTGTCCTGTGGAGAGCTGAGGTTCTATGTGTGTTCTATGGAGACAAG atCTGGTTTAGCAGGAATGCAAAGTAAGAAGAAAGCACACGAGAGAG agcTGGTTGAAGAGGTGAGTATTTATGACGTCCTGTGGGAGACCAGTGAGAGAGTAGCAGATGAGACCCTCAACTCCGCCTTCTTCAGAAGGATGTATTCCAGACGTCTGCCTGCCCGCTGCTATGCTGACTTCTGCCACCAGGAGATGCTATACCTGGACAGAGTCATCACCATGCTGCAG GTGCTGATCAGAACAGTCCAGGGTCCACCAGACATCATGCAGTTTCTCCAGAGAACACATCAACGCTACCAGGAGTCTCTGAAGGAGGCCCAGAACCAAACTCCACCACACCTG AACCTGTCCTCCATCCAGCCCTCTGCAGCCGTGCGTCAGTACCTCCAGAGCTTCCATCACCATATAgtaaactccctgtctctcttcctcctcctccatctcctcctcctcctcctgcctacAGAACCTGTCCTCCATCCAGCCCTCTGCAGCCGTGCGTCAGTACCTCCAGAGCTTCCATGA
- the LOC115183197 gene encoding uncharacterized protein LOC115183197 isoform X1 produces the protein MYRSVGRMSLLLCWAVMALHLATGVDAASGVVNTTEEEVEGVDSQSPCPAGWHQNEHRCFSFYPVWATWATAELYCSQHRGNLVSVHSPGQQMFVQDLVRRHTYQPVWIGGYDAAQEGMWLWSDGSAVDDVYWEEDEPSNSGQGENCMELHTGGGQGWNDVSCGELRFYVCSMETRSSLAALPSQKEAHERELVEEVSIYDVLWETSERVADETLYSAFLRGMYSRRLPAHCYADFCHQEMLYLDRVITMLQVLIRTVQGPPDIMQFLQRTHQRYQESLKEAQNQTPQHLNLSSIQPSAAVRQYLQSFHDIVNEEPIYWLVSLLPRALLRPYLAKNLPLGERTRPGPRPCLYPWLSLFPCPCYQWGGEDMKSDQRNQKDKSGTYYRPLLEKYQDVIDVYKAVNIFRVQMINEKALFTSSWFPTGDEEEVEDQPNLWSVESGPGVRVKL, from the exons ATGTACAG ATCGGTTGGTAGAATGTCTCTGCTGCTTTGTTGGGCAGTGATGGCTCTGCACCTCGCAACAG GGGTGGATGCTGCCTCGGGGGTGGTGAACACtacagaggaggaggtggaaggggtgGACTCCCAGTCACCATGCCCAGCCGGGTGGCATCAGAATGAGCATCGCTGCTTCTCCTTCTACCCCGTCTGGGCCACCTGGGCCACTGCAGAG TTGTACTGCTCCCAGCACAGAGGGAACCTGGTGTCGGTTCACAGCCCTGGTCAACAGATGTTTGTCCAGGATCTGGTCAGGAGACACACATACCAGCCGGTCTGGATAGGAGGCTACGACGCAGCTCAG GAGGGGATGTGGCTGTGGAGTGACGGCTCTGCTGTTGACGATGTTTACTGGGAGGAGGATGAGCCCAGTAACTCTGGACAGGGGGAGAACTGTATGGAGCTACACACTGGag GTGGGCAGGGCTGGAATGACGTGTCCTGTGGAGAGCTGAGGTTCTATGTGTGTTCTATGGAGACAAG ATCTAGTTTAGCAGCATTGCCAAGTCAGAAGGAAGCACACGAGAGAG AGCTGGTTGAAGAGGTGAGTATTTATGACGTCCTGTGGGAGACCAGTGAGAGAGTAGCAGATGAGACCCTCTACTCAGCCTTCCTCAGAGGGATGTATTCCAGACGTCTGCCTGCCCACTGCTATGCTGACTTCTGCCACCAGGAGATGCTATACCTGGACAGAGTCATCACCATGCTGCAG GTGCTGATCAGAACAGTCCAGGGTCCTCCAGACATCATGCAGTTTCTCCAGAGAACACATCAACGCTACCAGGAGTCTCTGAAGGAGGCCCAGAACCAAACTCCACAACACCTG AACCTGTCCTCCATCCAGCCCTCTGCAGCCGTGCGTCAGTACCTCCAGAGCTTCCATGACATTGTGAATGAGGAGCCCATCTACTGGCTGGTGTCTCTGCTGCCCAGAGCCCTGCTCAGACCTTACCTGGCAAAGAACCTGCCCCTGGGAGAGAGGACCAGACCAGGCCCCAGGCCCTGCCTCTACCCCTGGCTAAGCCTCTTCCCCTGCCCCTGCTACCAGTGGGGGGGAGAGGACATGAAGTCAGACCAGAGGAACCAGAAAGACAAGTCAGGGACATATTACAG gcctctACTGGAGAAGTACCAGGATGTGATAGATGTCTATAAGGCTGTCAACATCTTCAGAGTCCAGATGATCAACGAGAAGGCTCTCTTCACCTCCAG TTGGTTTCCCACTGGTGacgaggaggaagtggaggaccaACCCAACCTGTGGTCTGTGGAGTCTGGACCTGGCGTTAGG GTGAAGCTGTAg
- the LOC115183187 gene encoding uncharacterized protein LOC115183187 isoform X2: MSLLLCWAVMALHLATGVDAASGVVNTTEEEVEGVDSQSPCPAGWHQNEHRCFSFYPVWATWATAELYCSQHRGNLMSVHSPGQQMFVQDLVRRHTDQPVWIGGYDAAQEGMWLWSDGSAVDSFYWEEDEPSNSGQGENCMELHVEGGQGWNDVSCGELRFYVCSMETRSGLAGMQSKKKAHERELVEEVSIYDVLWETSERVADETLNSAFFRRMYSRRLPARCYADFCHQEMLYLDRVITMLQVLIRTVQGPPDIMQFLQRTHQRYQESLKEAQNQTPPHLNLSSIQPSAAVRQYLQSFHHHIVNSLSLFLLLHLLLLLLPTEPVLHPALCSRASVPPELP; encoded by the exons ATGTCTCTGCTGCTTTGTTGGGCAGTGATGGCTCTGCACCTCGCAACAG GGGTGGATGCTGCCTCGGGGGTGGTGAACACtacagaggaggaggtggaaggggtgGACTCCCAGTCACCATGCCCAGCCGGGTGGCATCAGAATGAGCATCGCTGCTTCTCCTTCTACCCCGTCTGGGCCACCTGGGCCACTGCAGAG TTGTACTGCTCCCAGCACAGAGGGAACCTGATGTCGGTTCACAGCCCTGGTCAACAGATGTTTGTCCAGGATCTGGTCAGGAGACACACAGACCAGCCGGTCTGGATAGGAGGCTACGACGCAGCTCAG GAGGGGATGTGGCTGTGGAGTGACGGCTCAGCTGTTGACAGTTTTTACTGGGAGGAGGATGAGCCCAGTAACTCTGGACAGGGGGAGAACTGTATGGAGCTACACGTtgagg GTGGGCAGGGCTGGAATGACGTGTCCTGTGGAGAGCTGAGGTTCTATGTGTGTTCTATGGAGACAAG atCTGGTTTAGCAGGAATGCAAAGTAAGAAGAAAGCACACGAGAGAG agcTGGTTGAAGAGGTGAGTATTTATGACGTCCTGTGGGAGACCAGTGAGAGAGTAGCAGATGAGACCCTCAACTCCGCCTTCTTCAGAAGGATGTATTCCAGACGTCTGCCTGCCCGCTGCTATGCTGACTTCTGCCACCAGGAGATGCTATACCTGGACAGAGTCATCACCATGCTGCAG GTGCTGATCAGAACAGTCCAGGGTCCACCAGACATCATGCAGTTTCTCCAGAGAACACATCAACGCTACCAGGAGTCTCTGAAGGAGGCCCAGAACCAAACTCCACCACACCTG AACCTGTCCTCCATCCAGCCCTCTGCAGCCGTGCGTCAGTACCTCCAGAGCTTCCATCACCATATAgtaaactccctgtctctcttcctcctcctccatctcctcctcctcctcctgcctacAGAACCTGTCCTCCATCCAGCCCTCTGCAGCCGTGCGTCAGTACCTCCAGAGCTTCCATGA
- the LOC115183197 gene encoding uncharacterized protein LOC115183197 isoform X2 produces the protein MSLLLCWAVMALHLATGVDAASGVVNTTEEEVEGVDSQSPCPAGWHQNEHRCFSFYPVWATWATAELYCSQHRGNLVSVHSPGQQMFVQDLVRRHTYQPVWIGGYDAAQEGMWLWSDGSAVDDVYWEEDEPSNSGQGENCMELHTGGGQGWNDVSCGELRFYVCSMETRSSLAALPSQKEAHERELVEEVSIYDVLWETSERVADETLYSAFLRGMYSRRLPAHCYADFCHQEMLYLDRVITMLQVLIRTVQGPPDIMQFLQRTHQRYQESLKEAQNQTPQHLNLSSIQPSAAVRQYLQSFHDIVNEEPIYWLVSLLPRALLRPYLAKNLPLGERTRPGPRPCLYPWLSLFPCPCYQWGGEDMKSDQRNQKDKSGTYYRPLLEKYQDVIDVYKAVNIFRVQMINEKALFTSSWFPTGDEEEVEDQPNLWSVESGPGVRVKL, from the exons ATGTCTCTGCTGCTTTGTTGGGCAGTGATGGCTCTGCACCTCGCAACAG GGGTGGATGCTGCCTCGGGGGTGGTGAACACtacagaggaggaggtggaaggggtgGACTCCCAGTCACCATGCCCAGCCGGGTGGCATCAGAATGAGCATCGCTGCTTCTCCTTCTACCCCGTCTGGGCCACCTGGGCCACTGCAGAG TTGTACTGCTCCCAGCACAGAGGGAACCTGGTGTCGGTTCACAGCCCTGGTCAACAGATGTTTGTCCAGGATCTGGTCAGGAGACACACATACCAGCCGGTCTGGATAGGAGGCTACGACGCAGCTCAG GAGGGGATGTGGCTGTGGAGTGACGGCTCTGCTGTTGACGATGTTTACTGGGAGGAGGATGAGCCCAGTAACTCTGGACAGGGGGAGAACTGTATGGAGCTACACACTGGag GTGGGCAGGGCTGGAATGACGTGTCCTGTGGAGAGCTGAGGTTCTATGTGTGTTCTATGGAGACAAG ATCTAGTTTAGCAGCATTGCCAAGTCAGAAGGAAGCACACGAGAGAG AGCTGGTTGAAGAGGTGAGTATTTATGACGTCCTGTGGGAGACCAGTGAGAGAGTAGCAGATGAGACCCTCTACTCAGCCTTCCTCAGAGGGATGTATTCCAGACGTCTGCCTGCCCACTGCTATGCTGACTTCTGCCACCAGGAGATGCTATACCTGGACAGAGTCATCACCATGCTGCAG GTGCTGATCAGAACAGTCCAGGGTCCTCCAGACATCATGCAGTTTCTCCAGAGAACACATCAACGCTACCAGGAGTCTCTGAAGGAGGCCCAGAACCAAACTCCACAACACCTG AACCTGTCCTCCATCCAGCCCTCTGCAGCCGTGCGTCAGTACCTCCAGAGCTTCCATGACATTGTGAATGAGGAGCCCATCTACTGGCTGGTGTCTCTGCTGCCCAGAGCCCTGCTCAGACCTTACCTGGCAAAGAACCTGCCCCTGGGAGAGAGGACCAGACCAGGCCCCAGGCCCTGCCTCTACCCCTGGCTAAGCCTCTTCCCCTGCCCCTGCTACCAGTGGGGGGGAGAGGACATGAAGTCAGACCAGAGGAACCAGAAAGACAAGTCAGGGACATATTACAG gcctctACTGGAGAAGTACCAGGATGTGATAGATGTCTATAAGGCTGTCAACATCTTCAGAGTCCAGATGATCAACGAGAAGGCTCTCTTCACCTCCAG TTGGTTTCCCACTGGTGacgaggaggaagtggaggaccaACCCAACCTGTGGTCTGTGGAGTCTGGACCTGGCGTTAGG GTGAAGCTGTAg